ATCTTCTCTCCCTCATTTATATTTGGCTTAGCTCCAGTATCGGAAAAGATGCTAATTTTCTCTTGTATCTTAATTTCTAGCTAGTTTCTTTGGCACAAGCGGGGCATGCATTAACTAGTGATATCATATACGCTGAAGGTAAGTAGCAGTATGGTTTCACCTTCGTTCTCTTTGTTTGGGAATAATGTGGTCCAGAGGAGTGGTAAGCATATTGATGCTTTCTGGTCTGTCTGTCTTGGAATCTACTGTATCCTTTTCATATGTTAGCCTTACTATTTTAGCAAATTATAATTGTTACAGTTGACTTTGAAAGTCTGAAACCTCCAGCAATGGATGGGTTGGAGGCGCTACTAGCTGTGAGTATACCAATGTCCTACCTAATTCTTTTTGCAAATTTCTTGGATCGTTCACTGATAATTCTCACTTTGTTATTGCATTTATGCAGAAGAAAAAACATACACCGAAAAGTGAGCTAGAACAAAATGGTGAGACTGTTATTGATCTAGCTACATATTTTGTGtttctttcctcttttcctTGTTTAGAGACCTGAGTTTGTAAAGTTCATATTTGTTCTGCAATTCAGGCATTCCTCAGTTGCAGTCTTCACCATCTGCTAATTGGTTTTCTTCGTCAAAGTCTGCAAAGAAGGTGCATTGTAACAACTACTTTGTCTCTAAAGGATGAAATATCGCACTTTTTCCTATACTTTTTGCATTGATACATTTTACACAATCCATGTTATTtaattctttgcattttctgTTCCCTTTATAGACTCTTATTTCTAGTGTTGGGTAAACTGTTTTACAATACTCTCTATTATGTATCAAAGTAATGTGATGCAGCAAGATGATAAACAGAACGGATTTGGGGCTGTAGAGAGGTCAGACTGGAAGATTTGATATATCTTCTGTGGACATTATCGAAGCTGCCATAGGACTCTAGTACATGACAAGATGACAAAAAAGTTTGATATGGACCGTAGTACATCAACTAGTATGCTAGTAGGACTTGAACACTATTCCACAAAGAGCACTTCTTAATGTGCAAGAACTTGTCTATTGATGATTAAATTTGCATCATGTAAACACACTTTACTTATTGTTTTGGGTCCTATAATGagctttgcttttgctttgtgTCCTGTCAGGTGTCTCTAAGCTCTGTTACATCAATTGTTGATGGATTGAAGAAGTTGTACGTCCAAAAACTGAAGCCAATGGAAGCAACATATCGTTTCAATGATTTTGTTTCCCCTTTGTTGGTGAGTCATGTGCATCTGCTTTGTTCTTCACTTGAGGGATTTGGATATGGTTGTGATTCCATTGTCTTAATTAACTGAAATCATAGTTGACTGGATTGTTCCTTTCCCTAGACAAATAGCGATTTTGATGCTAAGCCCATGGTGATGTTGTTGGGTCAATACTCAACTGGGAAAACAACATTCATTAAACATCTGCTCAAAACGAGTTATCCAGGTATTTAGATCTTCATGCGGAGTCTGCGTATCTACTCTAATATCTCCTTAGAAGATAGGACCTTTCTGATCATTTTATGCGTTATTTTCACAGGTGCTCACATTGGACCAGAGCCTACAACAGACAGATTTGTTGTTGTTATGGTATTTTTGCCACtcaattatttttcaattttctttaatAGTTCATCTGTATCCAAATCATTATTCAGTGGatgaaaaaaaagtaaatattTGCCTTACCAGTATAACCCCACAAAGTTTCAAATATTAGATTTCAAGATTTCTTATTCCAGAATTCCAACTCCACATTAGGCATAAGGAAAGTAATTGgaaatttgtttacttttattcTTGGGCTTATTGCTTTATTGTGTTTTCTACAGAATGGACCTGATGAAAGAAGTATTCCAGGGAACACCATTGCTGTACAAGCAGATATGCCATTCAGTGGTCTGACTACTTTCGGAACTTCctttttgtcaaaatttgagTGCTCTCAAATGCCACACCCAGTAAGTGGCTACTTATTCCCCCTTCCCCCCCCCCTTCCCTGCAAAAAACTAGCAGAATCTCCTGAAATGGTTTTCAAACTCACTGTTCATTTGAACTTTATAAGCTGTTGGAGCATATTACATTTGTGGACACTCCCGGAGTTTTATCAGGAGAAAAGCAACGAACACAGAGAAGTTATGACTTTACTGGCGTCATATCGTGGTTCGCTGCAAAATGTGACCtcattttgcttttgtttgatCCTCACAAACTTGATATAAGTGATGAATTCAAACGTGTAATTGCATCTCTACGAGGTCATGATGATAAGATTCGGGTAGTCTTGAATAAGGCTGATCAAGTTGATACTCAACAAGTAAGTAGGTAGAATCAATTTCATCATCCAACACTGTgccaaatatcaaaatatagTTCTAGTCTTCTGATATACTTGCCTCCCTTCTCCCTGAATTGTAGCTTATGCGAGTTTACGGAGCTCTAATGTGGTCTCTTGGCAAAGTTCTGAACACTCCTGAGGTTACTCGGGTCTATATTGGGTATGGTCTATACTTGCGTCTTTGTTCATTGTATGTGCTTAGCACGCATCGCATGTTGTGAGACTAGGAAAGATTTTATTCTTCACGGAATATTAGAGTGAGTATGTATTTATATCTTGAGCCCTTCAAATCTGAGTCATGTTCAATATAGGGATTGCTAATAGGATATGATATTCAGCTTTGACCATTTAGTCATTTAAGTGACTATATCTTGTAACTGCTGCTCATCATTAACTCATTTAAGCGACTAATCTAATAACTGCTGCTCATTTTGATGATAAGCACAGTCACCCTATGGCAGTACAAGAACGTTTTGAAGCCCACAAGAATGTCTACCATTTGGCTTCAATAAAGTTTTATTGTCCTTCTCACTCTTCTGTTTGTACATAAGGCCCAAGgcagataaataaataatttggaATAACTTTAGTGCCAAAGCACGTTACTGCATCATCTCCACTTTGTGTTTATGTTAATTAGTAGACATGGAATTCTCTTAGCCTCACCATGCTCGTCATATCTTCAACTATTTTTTGATGAGATTAGTGTTTCCGACCGACATGAGGACTTGGGAATGATTTCTGTGTGTACTGCTGTACGATTATCATAGATTTTCCTTTTCATCCCATCAGTTCTCCATGTTGCACGCAATTTTATGACTGCCTTGCTTTGGCACAGTTCTTTCAATGACAAGCCTATCAATGAGGTCGCCACTGGTCCTATTGGAAAAGAGCTTTTTGAGAAAGAACAAGATGACCTCCTTGCAGATCTGAAGAATATACCCAAAAAGGCTTGTGATCGTAGAGTAAGTTGACCAGTTCTGCTTACGTGAATGCTTTGCTTGCTTTCAGATGAACTAATTTGGCTTGTCGTGGAGTTTAACTTCTTGGGTTGATAAGTTtccctgaatttttttttgtgcagaTAAATGAATTTGTAAAGCGTGCTAGGGCTGCCAAGATTCATGCTTATATCATCAGTCATCTAAAAAAGGAGATGCCTGCCATGATGGGCAAGGCAAAAACGCAGCAGAGACTCGTTGATAACCTGGAAGTGGAATTCGGAAAGGTTGTTCTCTTTCTAAAGTGCATTTAGATGTCTGCAGAGAAATATCACAATTATGTTTATTTCTCGTTTGCTAACAGGTTCAGAGGGAGTTCCATCTGCCAGCGGGGGATTTTCCGAATGTTGAACACTTTCGGGAGGTCCTGAGTGGATATAGCATTGATAAGTTCGAGAAATTGAAGCCTAAAATGATACAATCTGTTGATGATATGCTTGGATACGATATCCCAGAACTTCTCAAGAATTTCCGGAATCCATATGATTGATATGCATACATCTGCTATCAAATTACAGCAGTTTTTTTGGGTAAGAGAAATCAGAAGAATATTGCTGATGATTTGCTAGATTGGCCGCCCATACGTTCAACTTCTTCTGACGCATAAACATGATTTATGCGGAAAACTACGACGCTGTACACTTCGATTAGGCGAGCTAGTGTGAAATTAGCAGTGACATGAATAATTATTCAGATTGTattgtcttttgattttcttGGCATTCttacaaaaataatatataattcCATTTACAAAACTAATATAGTTCCTACCCAGAGACTGTTACTAAACTCAGCGTTTTCAAGTACATTTCCTTTTTCTCAGATACATGGCGTAAAAGGAAACAAGAGAAATCTTAACAAAGATACAAAATTTACCAAGATTTGCCTTCTCATAATTGATGGTATTCCACTCTTCCACTGCGCGAGCGTAAGAACATACCAAAAAATATTGCTTCTCAATATTTTGTATTGAGAACATACCAAAAGATGGCTGGAGTCCGAATATGTTGTATATGTAAACGATATCATACCAAATTTACGTTATTACCGTTTCCGCCCCATTCAATAGATATTCACCTTCTCTGTGGTCACCAAATATGTCGTTTCTTAGATCGACAAAAACCCTTTTGCATCCAAAGAAGGCCTTGAAGGATCTGATGGCCAACGTTGGAGCCAAAATATACCAATTTATGATGGCTTGCAACTTaggtaaaattttcaaaatcgacAGAACCTCTAATCCTCATCTTTGTGGCGAGCCCACCCCTCGTGTTTCCGTCTCTTCTCCTAGCGAAAGTGATCATGCTGATCATACACCGGCTGCAATTCATTCACCAAAGAGTGTACCACCAGTTTTCTGTCCACTTCCCATTCAATACTCAACAGATTCTAGTGGTGCCGGCGACACCGAAGACGAGGagcaggaggaggaggaggagaaagaGAGTCATGTGTTGGACTATATTGTAACGTTTCCTGACTCCGACTCCGACTCTGGTGCTGATGAATTATCGAAGGTGCCTGAAGGGTGCTTGTGTCCTGATCAAGAATATACCGTAACATATCCTGACAGTACCGACTCTGAGTCTGAATCTGATGCGGAGGAAGAGCAAGTGTTTGTCCATAAAGATCATTGCTTGAATTCTGATGATGGTGATGACCAATTTCACTTTGTGACGCCTCATCAAGAGGAGGACATGTATGCTCATCAACACTGTGGGTTCCAATGTCATCATCACGATTATCATGGGGACCGTCATCATCACGATGAAGGTTATTATGGCTGGACAGGCTTTTACTATGTTAGACAACCTCCATTCTGATATACTACAATCTTCTTCCATTACTTACCCCCGATTTGATAacattttatatttttgtttcgGGTTTTGCCCTCTGGTTTTTATTGCGTTCTTGTCATCAGGTTCAGGATTGCTTGTTTGATTGAGCTACTTCATTGATTTGAAGCGTGTACTTGTGGTTTATGTCTACACATAAAGTGCTAGAATATTTTTCTCTATTGCTTGCTTCATATGCTCTGCTCTGATCTGTTAATTTGATGTTACTAAGTGATTGTATGGGGTTTGCATGAATGCGATGACAATTTGCGGTCAGCTCAAAAGGTGACAAGTTAATGCTGCGTGTCTCCCCTCCACGGTGTCAAAGCCCAAAAGACGCATTCAATTAATGTCAAATCACTAGTGCTTAATACCCAATTTAATTGGTACGGTTACGCAATCGTaagaatttttaattttttccttttttctcttattCCTTCTAAGATTTGGAATCTCCCCTTAATCAAAATAAAGAATCACTAGTATTATTTTGTTTGATAACTTCATACTGCAATCACTAGTTTTGTTTGGTACAAAATCTTTGTAATCAGATCTTGTAGTGCAAGAATGCCACCTATAAAATGCAAATTATCTATTTACACATTATCATTTTGCAAATATTAGATGAATATAGGTTCATTGTAGATCATTTTTTTATGATTTAAACTGTTGCGGAAGCTTTACTCCGACAAGGCAAGttttttttatcttcaaaaGGATTCGTGTTGTTCCAACAAGGTCCAATTTGAAATAAAGTAATTTCGTAAACGCCTTTCAATacagggataatttcacaaacctccttTGAGGTTTGTACCAATTTTATTGAGCTCTTATTTGGTTTTACAAAATACACTGACCTCTCTTGTTATAATAAAATGATTATAATGACCTTCACTTAATAGATAGTATAATGAAAtgagattaaaaaaatgaaaaagaaatcatACCTCTTCGACTAATCCTATTTACAAGTTACAACCAACAACTATTTCCTTTCACTAATTATCACTCCGTTCTCATTCTATAACTCGCTCTCAAAATCCTACCAACCATTGCTTATAACTTCCTCCAATCATATCACAAGTGATCCCTCTAAACTCTACTATATATCCCCATTCTTCTTGTCTTCCTTTGGATTAGCTAAATTACAAGTTCAGTTGAAGGATCAAATTTAATGGTTaaagtaaaatttaattttatggTCAAAATAAAAGGAGATAAAGAGGCTCACAATAATAATGGAACAAATAATGCAGGCGTTGGGCAAAAGAGGGAGGGGAACCAAAGTTGGTAAATTTGGTAATTTGTTTATCATCCGTCCATAATACTTTTTTTTCGATGTTAATAACTGCATTTGGATTTCATTTTATGCTTTGCAATTGTTGGTTATAGTTTTACGATAGAGGTAGAGCTTCTTCTCTATATTTAAGATGTTAACA
Above is a genomic segment from Coffea eugenioides isolate CCC68of chromosome 5, Ceug_1.0, whole genome shotgun sequence containing:
- the LOC113770576 gene encoding LOW QUALITY PROTEIN: EH domain-containing protein 1 (The sequence of the model RefSeq protein was modified relative to this genomic sequence to represent the inferred CDS: inserted 1 base in 1 codon), whose amino-acid sequence is MEIDSAPISRCSKENQKIYQDWFAFADSDGDGRLTGADATKFFALSNLPRHDLKQVWAIADSKRQXFKEFITAVQLVSLAQAGHALTSDIIYAEVDFESLKPPAMDGLEALLAKKKHTPKSELEQNGIPQLQSSPSANWFSSSKSAKKVSLSSVTSIVDGLKKLYVQKLKPMEATYRFNDFVSPLLTNSDFDAKPMVMLLGQYSTGKTTFIKHLLKTSYPGAHIGPEPTTDRFVVVMNGPDERSIPGNTIAVQADMPFSGLTTFGTSFLSKFECSQMPHPLLEHITFVDTPGVLSGEKQRTQRSYDFTGVISWFAAKCDLILLLFDPHKLDISDEFKRVIASLRGHDDKIRVVLNKADQVDTQQLMRVYGALMWSLGKVLNTPEVTRVYIGSFNDKPINEVATGPIGKELFEKEQDDLLADLKNIPKKACDRRINEFVKRARAAKIHAYIISHLKKEMPAMMGKAKTQQRLVDNLEVEFGKVQREFHLPAGDFPNVEHFREVLSGYSIDKFEKLKPKMIQSVDDMLGYDIPELLKNFRNPYD